From Rhodopseudomonas palustris, a single genomic window includes:
- a CDS encoding Bax inhibitor-1/YccA family protein, with product MSDLDRNYASPFGRAAGRVETATVDAGLRAYMLRIYNYMTIGLAITGLAALGVYMGAVTTDAGAAAARVGNTMLTSFGVAMFVSPLKWVFILAPLAMVFVISFGINRLKPATAQLLFWAFSALMGISLSSIFLVYTHTSIVRVFFITAAAFGALSLYGYTTKRDMTGMGSFLIMGLIGVVIASLVNLFVASSMLQFIVSVVGVLVFAGLTAWDTQRLKNDYIYGAGSMGGEVAERAAITGALSLYLNFINLFTLLLQLLGQKE from the coding sequence ATGTCGGACTTGGACCGCAACTACGCTTCTCCCTTCGGCCGGGCCGCCGGACGCGTCGAAACCGCGACCGTCGACGCCGGCCTGCGCGCCTACATGCTGCGCATCTACAACTACATGACGATCGGCCTGGCCATCACCGGTCTGGCCGCGCTCGGCGTCTATATGGGCGCAGTGACCACGGACGCCGGCGCAGCCGCCGCCCGTGTCGGCAACACCATGCTGACCTCGTTCGGCGTGGCGATGTTCGTCAGCCCGCTGAAGTGGGTGTTCATCCTCGCCCCGCTTGCGATGGTGTTCGTCATTTCTTTCGGCATCAACCGGCTCAAGCCGGCGACCGCACAGCTTCTGTTCTGGGCGTTCTCGGCGCTGATGGGCATCTCGCTGTCGTCGATCTTCCTGGTCTACACCCACACCTCGATCGTCCGGGTGTTCTTCATCACCGCGGCGGCGTTCGGTGCGCTGAGCCTCTACGGCTACACCACCAAGCGTGACATGACCGGGATGGGCTCGTTCCTGATCATGGGCCTGATCGGCGTCGTGATCGCCAGCCTGGTGAACCTGTTCGTCGCCTCGTCGATGCTGCAGTTCATCGTGTCGGTGGTGGGCGTGCTGGTGTTCGCCGGCCTGACCGCCTGGGACACCCAGCGGCTGAAGAACGACTACATCTACGGCGCGGGCTCGATGGGCGGAGAAGTCGCCGAGCGGGCCGCCATCACCGGCGCGCTGTCGCTGTACCTGAACTTCATCAACCTGTTCACGCTGCTGTTGCAGTTGCTCGGACAGAAGGAATAA
- a CDS encoding DUF2794 domain-containing protein: MDLISGEADPSESRAAERSGAAPLQGRVTFNRLELNRILNLYGRMVAAGEWRDYAIDFLKDHAVFSIFRRASEVPIYRIVKDPRLARKQGAYCVIGASGQILRRGHELDRVLLVIDRKLALV, translated from the coding sequence ATGGATCTGATTTCCGGGGAGGCTGATCCCAGCGAGAGCCGCGCAGCGGAGCGCTCAGGCGCAGCTCCGCTGCAGGGACGGGTGACCTTCAACCGCCTGGAGCTCAATCGCATCCTCAATCTCTACGGCCGGATGGTGGCTGCGGGCGAGTGGCGCGATTACGCCATCGACTTCCTGAAAGATCATGCGGTGTTCTCGATCTTTCGGCGCGCGTCGGAAGTTCCGATCTACCGCATCGTCAAGGATCCGCGGCTGGCACGCAAGCAGGGGGCCTATTGCGTGATCGGCGCCTCCGGCCAGATCCTGCGCCGCGGCCACGAACTCGATCGCGTGCTGCTGGTGATCGATCGCAAGCTGGCGCTGGTGTGA
- a CDS encoding ABC transporter permease — translation MTALATGRPARARSRMLPLRYALREMRGGLNGFYVFIACIALGVMAIAGVGSVAASLGDGLAREGRTLLGGDAAFALIQREAAPNEVEFLRSRGEVSVAATMRGMARTDDGRSALVELKAVDSAYPLLGELKLEPSLPLADVLARRGDTYGAAADAALLARLDLKIGDTIQVGSVNLQIRSAVAAEPDKLSGNIGFGPRLLISEDGLRATQLLQPGSLVRWTYRVRLPDNGTDDRAAQRLADDTRAALPQAGWEIRTRSNASPQLERSITRFTQFLTLVGLAALVVGGVGVANAVKSHIDRRRDVIATLKAVGGTGGDVFAIYLTQVIVLAAIGAVIGLALGAAIPFAIVGLFGQMLPLPVVAALHPGELALSLMYGLLTALAFGLWPLAQVRDVPVATLFREASTAAGHWPRWTHMAWMGVVIAALLALVIGLAYDKRVAVAVVGATLAVFVLLRGVAAALMAIARRLPRSRITMLRLAVANIHRPGALTPSVVLSLGLGLAVLVTVSQIDGNLRRQFSAALPEKAPTFFFIDIPSGETEAFSAFLRQIAPSATLEDVPMLRGRIVAARGVRAEELKPAADAEWVLQSDRGLTYATEIPAGSKVVEGRWWPKDYGGPPLVSFDRKLAQGLGLTIGDKVTVNVLGRDITATISNLRSIDWQSLGINFVLVFSPDTFRGAPHTHVATLTETGSTPQSDAALIKQVADKFPMVTSVRVREALETVGGVVSNLALAVRGASAVTLISAILVLGGALAAGHRHRVYDAVILKTLGATRARLIGAFALEYALIGLATAGFAVIAGSAAAWLIVTRLMTLSFVWQAGSAAGVVAAALVVTVGLGLIGTLLALNQKPASVLRNL, via the coding sequence ATGACCGCCCTCGCCACCGGGCGCCCTGCCCGTGCACGCTCCCGGATGCTTCCGCTGCGCTACGCGCTGCGCGAGATGCGCGGCGGGCTGAACGGATTCTACGTGTTCATCGCCTGCATCGCGCTCGGGGTGATGGCGATCGCCGGCGTCGGCTCGGTCGCCGCCAGTCTCGGCGACGGTCTCGCCCGCGAGGGCCGGACCCTGCTGGGGGGTGATGCGGCGTTCGCGCTGATCCAACGCGAAGCCGCCCCGAACGAAGTGGAATTCCTGCGCAGCCGCGGCGAGGTCTCGGTCGCCGCCACGATGCGCGGGATGGCCCGCACCGACGACGGTCGCTCGGCGCTGGTCGAGCTCAAGGCCGTCGACAGCGCCTATCCGCTGCTCGGCGAGTTGAAGCTCGAGCCGTCGCTGCCGCTCGCCGACGTCCTGGCCCGGCGCGGCGACACCTATGGCGCCGCCGCCGACGCCGCGCTGCTGGCGCGGCTCGATCTGAAGATCGGCGACACGATCCAGGTCGGAAGCGTCAACCTGCAGATCCGCAGCGCAGTCGCCGCCGAGCCGGACAAGCTGTCCGGCAATATCGGCTTCGGTCCGCGGCTGCTGATCAGCGAGGACGGCTTGCGCGCCACGCAATTGCTGCAGCCCGGCAGCCTGGTGCGCTGGACCTATCGGGTCCGGCTTCCGGACAACGGCACCGACGACCGCGCAGCGCAGCGCCTGGCCGACGACACCCGCGCGGCGCTGCCGCAAGCCGGATGGGAAATCCGGACCCGCAGCAACGCCTCGCCGCAACTCGAACGCAGCATCACGCGGTTCACCCAGTTCCTGACCCTGGTCGGGCTCGCCGCCCTGGTGGTCGGGGGCGTCGGCGTCGCCAACGCGGTGAAGAGCCATATCGACCGCCGCCGCGACGTGATCGCGACGCTGAAGGCGGTCGGCGGGACCGGCGGGGACGTGTTCGCGATCTATCTCACCCAGGTCATCGTGCTGGCCGCGATCGGCGCGGTGATCGGACTGGCGCTGGGCGCTGCGATCCCGTTCGCGATCGTCGGCCTGTTCGGCCAGATGCTGCCGCTGCCGGTGGTCGCGGCACTGCATCCCGGCGAACTGGCGCTGTCGCTGATGTACGGATTGCTGACCGCGCTGGCGTTCGGGCTGTGGCCGCTGGCCCAGGTCCGCGACGTTCCGGTGGCGACGCTGTTCCGGGAGGCGTCGACCGCAGCCGGCCACTGGCCGCGCTGGACCCACATGGCCTGGATGGGGGTGGTGATCGCTGCGCTGCTGGCGCTGGTGATCGGCCTGGCCTACGACAAGCGGGTCGCCGTTGCGGTGGTCGGTGCGACGCTCGCGGTATTCGTACTGCTGCGCGGCGTCGCCGCCGCCCTGATGGCGATCGCCCGGCGGCTGCCGAGGTCGCGCATCACCATGCTGCGGCTGGCGGTCGCCAACATCCATCGCCCCGGCGCCTTGACGCCGTCGGTGGTGTTGTCGCTCGGCCTGGGGCTGGCGGTGCTGGTCACGGTGTCGCAGATCGACGGCAACCTGCGGCGGCAGTTCAGCGCCGCGCTGCCGGAAAAGGCACCGACCTTTTTCTTCATCGATATCCCTTCCGGCGAGACCGAGGCGTTCAGCGCCTTCCTGCGCCAGATCGCCCCGAGCGCGACGCTGGAGGACGTGCCGATGCTCCGTGGCAGGATCGTCGCGGCGCGCGGCGTCCGCGCCGAGGAGCTGAAGCCGGCGGCCGACGCCGAATGGGTGCTGCAAAGCGACCGCGGCCTGACCTATGCGACCGAGATCCCGGCCGGCTCGAAGGTGGTCGAAGGGCGCTGGTGGCCGAAGGACTACGGCGGCCCGCCGCTGGTGTCGTTCGACAGGAAGCTGGCGCAGGGCCTCGGCCTGACGATCGGCGACAAGGTCACCGTCAACGTGCTCGGGCGTGACATCACCGCCACGATCTCCAACCTGCGCAGCATCGACTGGCAGAGCCTCGGGATCAACTTCGTCCTGGTGTTCTCGCCCGACACCTTCCGCGGCGCGCCGCACACCCACGTCGCCACGCTGACCGAGACCGGGAGCACGCCGCAGAGCGACGCTGCGCTGATCAAGCAGGTCGCCGACAAATTCCCGATGGTGACCAGCGTCCGGGTCCGCGAGGCGCTGGAGACGGTGGGCGGGGTGGTGTCCAATCTGGCGCTGGCGGTGCGGGGCGCCAGCGCCGTGACCCTGATCTCGGCGATCCTGGTGCTCGGCGGGGCGCTGGCCGCCGGGCATCGCCATCGGGTCTACGACGCGGTGATCCTGAAGACGCTCGGAGCCACCCGGGCACGTCTGATCGGGGCCTTCGCGCTCGAATATGCGTTGATCGGGCTGGCCACCGCGGGCTTTGCGGTGATCGCCGGGTCGGCGGCTGCGTGGCTGATTGTCACACGATTGATGACGCTCAGCTTCGTCTGGCAGGCCGGATCGGCCGCCGGGGTGGTGGCGGCGGCGCTGGTCGTCACCGTCGGTCTGGGACTGATCGGGACGCTGCTGGCCCTCAACCAGAAACCAGCTTCCGTTTTGCGAAATTTGTGA
- a CDS encoding DUF1223 domain-containing protein, whose product MDGVGGFSRWSGALGLCVTIATANLAAAEPRAVVELFTSQGCSSCPPADKIIGELARDPSVIALSLPIDYWDYLGWKDTLADPRFSARQRAYSQVRGDRDVFTPQVVVNGSAHLVGSNRAGIDAAIRTTDKLAGVMAVPVSLAVEGNEIKVSVAAAPRGQTAKSGEVWICAVSKAVPIEIGRGENRGRQITYHNVVRNLLKVGDWSGAAEHWAVPLENVVGDGVDAAAVYIQNGTREKPGAMLGAAFTSLN is encoded by the coding sequence ATGGATGGTGTTGGTGGATTTTCGCGGTGGTCCGGCGCACTCGGCTTGTGCGTGACGATCGCGACGGCGAACCTTGCTGCCGCCGAGCCGCGCGCCGTGGTCGAACTGTTTACTTCGCAAGGCTGCTCGTCCTGTCCGCCCGCCGACAAGATCATCGGCGAACTCGCCCGCGATCCGTCGGTGATCGCCCTCAGCCTGCCGATCGACTATTGGGACTATCTCGGCTGGAAGGATACCCTGGCCGACCCTCGCTTCAGCGCCCGCCAACGTGCTTACTCGCAAGTGCGGGGCGATCGCGACGTGTTCACCCCGCAGGTCGTCGTCAACGGTTCGGCGCATCTGGTCGGCAGCAATCGCGCCGGCATCGACGCGGCGATCAGGACCACCGACAAGTTGGCGGGCGTGATGGCGGTGCCGGTGTCGCTTGCGGTCGAGGGCAACGAGATCAAGGTCTCGGTTGCGGCCGCGCCTCGAGGTCAGACCGCCAAAAGCGGTGAGGTCTGGATTTGTGCGGTGTCAAAAGCGGTCCCGATCGAGATCGGGCGCGGCGAGAACCGCGGCCGGCAAATCACCTACCACAACGTGGTGCGCAATCTGCTGAAGGTCGGCGACTGGAGCGGCGCGGCGGAGCATTGGGCGGTGCCGCTCGAGAACGTCGTCGGCGACGGCGTCGACGCGGCTGCCGTATACATCCAGAACGGTACGCGGGAGAAGCCGGGCGCGATGCTCGGCGCCGCGTTCACCTCCCTGAACTGA
- a CDS encoding GNAT family N-acetyltransferase, producing the protein MSNVLIRPATSADLPAVTAIYEQAVRFGTATFELTPPDLAEMTRRFEALTGAGFPYLVAAADGAIAGYAYAGPYRPRPAYRFTVENSIYLEPAAHRRGIGSALLDDLVAICTSRGFRQMIAVIGDSANAASIALHRKAGFVPIGTHTDVGFKFGRWLDSVLMQRTLGDGGRTVPEA; encoded by the coding sequence ATGTCCAATGTCCTGATCCGCCCGGCGACGTCCGCCGACCTGCCCGCCGTCACTGCGATCTACGAGCAGGCCGTCCGGTTCGGCACCGCGACCTTCGAACTGACGCCGCCCGACCTCGCCGAGATGACCCGGCGGTTCGAAGCCCTGACCGGCGCCGGCTTTCCCTATCTGGTTGCGGCAGCCGACGGCGCGATCGCCGGCTACGCCTATGCGGGGCCATACCGGCCGCGGCCGGCGTATCGGTTCACGGTGGAGAATTCGATCTACCTCGAGCCGGCGGCGCACCGCCGCGGCATCGGCAGCGCGCTGCTGGACGATCTGGTCGCGATCTGTACCAGCCGCGGCTTCCGGCAGATGATCGCGGTGATCGGCGATTCCGCCAATGCGGCCTCGATCGCGCTACACCGCAAGGCCGGGTTCGTGCCGATCGGCACCCACACCGACGTTGGGTTCAAGTTCGGTCGCTGGCTGGATTCGGTGCTGATGCAGCGGACGCTGGGGGACGGCGGCAGGACGGTGCCGGAAGCCTGA
- a CDS encoding ABC transporter ATP-binding protein, which yields MDSLIEPSSSAGGAPDTIAISNVNLSLGSGAARVHILKDISLSVAGGEAIGLIGPSGSGKSTLLMVMAGLERPDSGEVVVDGTAFNGLDEDALARFRGRQIGIVFQSFHLIPTMTALENVAVPLELAGQADAADRAARELASVGLGERLHHYPAQLSGGEQQRVALARALAPDPAILVADEPTGNLDEATGKQIVDLLFAKHVERGMTLVLVTHDAALAQRCDRVVRLRSGRIDTMQPGAAARARSA from the coding sequence ATGGACAGTCTCATTGAACCCTCGTCATCGGCCGGCGGCGCGCCGGACACCATTGCGATCTCCAACGTCAACCTGTCGCTGGGCAGCGGCGCCGCGCGGGTGCACATTCTCAAGGACATCAGCCTGAGCGTCGCCGGCGGCGAAGCGATCGGGCTGATCGGCCCGTCCGGCTCCGGCAAATCCACCCTGCTGATGGTGATGGCCGGGCTGGAGCGGCCCGACAGCGGTGAGGTGGTGGTCGACGGCACCGCTTTCAATGGTTTGGACGAGGACGCGCTGGCCCGCTTCCGCGGCCGGCAGATCGGAATCGTGTTTCAGTCCTTCCATCTGATTCCGACCATGACGGCGCTGGAAAACGTGGCGGTGCCGCTGGAGCTGGCCGGCCAGGCCGATGCCGCGGATCGCGCCGCCCGCGAACTGGCGTCGGTCGGGCTCGGGGAACGGCTGCATCATTATCCCGCGCAGCTCTCCGGCGGCGAGCAACAGCGGGTGGCACTGGCCCGGGCGCTGGCGCCCGACCCGGCCATCCTGGTCGCGGACGAACCGACCGGCAATCTCGACGAGGCCACCGGCAAGCAGATCGTCGACCTGCTGTTCGCCAAGCACGTCGAGCGCGGCATGACGCTGGTGCTGGTGACCCATGACGCGGCGCTGGCGCAACGCTGCGACCGGGTGGTGCGGCTGCGTTCCGGGCGGATCGACACGATGCAGCCGGGCGCCGCCGCCCGCGCGCGATCGGCCTGA